Proteins found in one Falco rusticolus isolate bFalRus1 chromosome W, bFalRus1.pri, whole genome shotgun sequence genomic segment:
- the LOC119140632 gene encoding endogenous retrovirus group K member 5 Gag polyprotein-like, protein MQFIDRLKQALERQVDNAEARDILLTKLAVENANVDCKRLLKSLPNPNPTLVEMVEACNRIGTVEHKFEAMAAAFATMHGVGNCYGCGKPGHLKRNCLARAAGNKQQPPGPGVCPKCQKGRHYANQRRSKYDFQGQPIQGNRPRSAGQRRVQTQVPQLTFFNKLGEKYQHLKSLSSNLRQRRIGPGNLTHSVIDSDSVDENKIMA, encoded by the exons ATGCAGTTTATTGATAGACTAAAACAGGCTCTGGAACGTCAAGTAGATAATGCGGAAGCTCGGGATATATTGCTAACAAAActagctgttgaaaatgctaatgttgATTGTAAAAGGCTATTGAAGTCTcttcccaacccaaaccccactcTGGTGGAAATGGTGGAAGCATGTAACCGAATCGGTACGGTTGAACACAAATTTGAagctatggctgctgcttttgcaacgATGCATGGTGTGGGAAATTGCTATGGTTGTGGTAAGCCTGGTCATCTAAAGAGAAATTGTCTTGCGCGGGCTGCGGGGAATAAACAACAACCTCCTGGTCCTGGAGTTTGTCCGAAATGTCAGAAAGGACGTCATTATGCTAATCAACGTCGATCTAAGTATGACTTCCAGGGACAACCGATACAGGGAAACCGACCACGGAGCGCGGGGCAGCGACGCGTGCAGACACAAGTGCCACAACTGACATTTTTCAACAAGCTCGGAGAGAAGTACCAACACCTCAAGTCCCTGTCCAGCAACCTCAGGCAGCGCCGGATTGGACCTGGCAACCTCACACACA GTGTTATTGACTCTGACAGTGTGGACGAAAACAAAATTATGGCATAG